TTATCGGTCATCACCCGAAGATTAATCCAGAGTGGGTGGCGCAATGAAATTCGATCCGATCGACCCGGCGGCTCCGATCCTCGACCAATCGGTCGCGAGCGACTGTGGCGCGCTTGCCGTCGGCTGCAGCGACGCGGCCGGCCGGATCAAGCGCGCGACCGACCAGATGGAACGCCAGATCGGCGAGCTCGGGCAGCTCGAGGACTATGTCGTCGGCCTCGAGGCCGACCAGCGTCAGATCGCCGATTCGACCGACGAGGCGAAGCTGCTGTCGGCGCGCGCGTGCGAACAGCTCGACGCCGGTGCCGAGCGCGTCAACGCGGCGGTCACCGAATTCCGCTCGGTGATCGATCTCGTTGCGCGGCTTGGCGCGCATGTCACCAATTTTGCTGCGGTCATGGAGCAGGTGCAGCAGGTCAGCCAGTCGATCGAGTCGATCGCCAAGACCACCAACATGCTGGCACTCAACGCTGCGATCGAGGCCGAGCGCGCGGGCGACGCCGGACGCACCTTTGCGGTCGTCGCCGCCGAGGTGAAGAAGCTGGCGCAGAACACGCGCAGCGCGACCGACGAAATCCGCCGCAGCATCGGCAGCCTCGCGGCCGAAGCGGGCGGGCTGGTCGCCGAAATCCAGTCGGGGGTCGAACAGTCGAGCCGCGCCGAGGCGCAGTTCGAAACGATCACCGACGCGCTGCACGACGCGACGCATCTGGTGGCGTTGCTCGACGACCAGAGCGACCGGATCGCGCAGAGTTCGGCGATGGTTCACGCCAATGGCGCCAAGGTGCGCGGCGCGCTCGGCCGCGTCGTCGCGTCGGTGCGCGAAAATGGCGCGACGCTGGGCGAAACGCACGACAGCATCTTGTCGATGGAGCATGTGTCGAACCGCATGTTCAACGCGGTGATCTCGGCCGGGGTCAGCCCGCAGGATTCGGCGATCGTCGAGCTTGCCGCGCAGGTGCGCGATGAGTTCGTTGCGCTCGCCGAAGGCGCGATCGCCGCGGGCAGGCTGTCGATGGAGCAGGTTTTCGATACCGATTATGTCCGCGTGCCGGGGTCGAACCCCGAACGTTTCCGCACCAGCCTCTGCGACTGGGCCGATATCCATTGGCGGCCGCTGTTCGACCGCATCGTCGCCGAGCATCCCGAAATCAAGATGTCGTCGGCGAGCGACATCAACGGTTTCCTGCCGACGCATGTCACCGACTGCTCGCGCGCGCCGACGGGCGATGTCGCC
The Sphingopyxis macrogoltabida genome window above contains:
- a CDS encoding methyl-accepting chemotaxis protein produces the protein MKFDPIDPAAPILDQSVASDCGALAVGCSDAAGRIKRATDQMERQIGELGQLEDYVVGLEADQRQIADSTDEAKLLSARACEQLDAGAERVNAAVTEFRSVIDLVARLGAHVTNFAAVMEQVQQVSQSIESIAKTTNMLALNAAIEAERAGDAGRTFAVVAAEVKKLAQNTRSATDEIRRSIGSLAAEAGGLVAEIQSGVEQSSRAEAQFETITDALHDATHLVALLDDQSDRIAQSSAMVHANGAKVRGALGRVVASVRENGATLGETHDSILSMEHVSNRMFNAVISAGVSPQDSAIVELAAQVRDEFVALAEGAIAAGRLSMEQVFDTDYVRVPGSNPERFRTSLCDWADIHWRPLFDRIVAEHPEIKMSSASDINGFLPTHVTDCSRAPTGDVAHDTAHCRNGRILYDEADAAAKRSTAPFFMMVYRQEGDGINYVTVRNVYMPAVINGRRWGDVEVAYQL